The DNA region CGTCAATCCATATCGACCCACCCCTTGTTCATGCATTCTCTGCGGCTTCGGTAAAAgaatctcttcatctctaCTCTCAACGCTGGGTGTCATAGGGTTATATCTCGCTTCATCCCAATGACGAGGGAAGATGTGAGGAGCAATAGAGGCGAGTCGGTCGGAAATTCCATCAGGAGGTAGTGGCTCGTCCGAAGAGTGAGACTTGGTGACGTAGATATCAACACAGAAATTAACAGTACCAGTATCTTCCGTTGCAGTGTTCAACAAAGGGGCGATCCACTCGATATCCTCTGCGTGACGGATGTGCCATACCAAATGAAGCTTCTTCACCGCTGATTTGCCCTTGAGCGAGTTGGCAAGAATTTGTAAGAAATGAGCAGACGTAAACGTCACACCGGTACCACCCGCAATGAGCAAGACGGTGGAGTAAGAGTCTAGGGAATGCGGGTAACCGTACGGGCCTTCAAGATATACAGGGATGTCGGTGGAGTCATCAGACTCGAGGGCAGTGCGGAGACGTTTGGTAAAGCCAGAGTGGATACGGATAAGGAAAATAGCTTCGTTGGAATTTTCAGTCGGGATGTTGGCGATGGAAAAAGGGTGGCTCTCATGCGGAGACGCAGAGATACTCGGAGCAGAGATAAACCTGTGCACCATCTATTAGTCTCACAACGACACCTATGCTAATGTCGAAATATCACTTACGCATGCTGACCAGCCTTCCAGCTCCAgttctccctcctcaatgTAACGCGCATTACATCATGATCTAACAGCTCAATTCTACTCTCGCCCAAGGTCTTGAATTTGCGCGGGTTGAGGAAATTGTTGATGTAGATAACCTTGGCGAAACGGAGGAAACGGTCAAAAGCCCAGATGGCCAAGGCAGGCCATACCCAGTATCCGAGCCGTCTCCAGTGGAACCAAGCTCCAACAAGATACATACTGAGTTTCACGATCAGTCCTTCTTTTAGGTCTAATTCTAAGAAGGGCAAATCTGATGGAGCGACTTACATGGAGAAAAGGATATgggagacgatgaagaactCGTAAGCTAGTCGTCGTACGATTCGGAAACTGGTAAGCCAGAGCATGGTAAAGCCCGTAAGAGCAGCGATACCCTATGATCTCACTTGTGAGCACATACACAGTCATAATGCCCAGCGTTAATCGACTTACACAGAGAAGATAAGGTCTGAaatctttcttttcccagaCTCGGGGAGTCCAGAGTATAGCATGACCCCAGCTGGAAAGGAGACACACTCTGGAACTAGCTCGGTGGATGTAGTTGAGTTTCTGATAAGTAATACCAGTCAGAGATGATATAGGGTTGTTCTTGCTAACAAGCAAAAGAATGATGGGTAGTTGAGAGAAGGACTGGCGAGACGGTTAATCATTTGAATGGCATACTTTTCATCCAAGTGACTTACCATGACACCGAGTTGATTTGCTACATTGTTGTTTCGCATCGGGAACCAAGCTGACCCGCCCATAAGTCACTGAGTTGCGCAAAATATATTACGAAAAGACTCACTCTCGGTCCTATGAAGACAGAAAAAGAGGTAAACCGCCACATAGAGTATCGTCCACATCCCATCCGCCACCGTTTCAGGCATGTAAAGCCACATAGGGAAGCTCCTGAGATACATCGTATTCCTCCAGCCAGCTCCCAAGGCCTTCACTTGCCTCGTCATCCAATTACCTTCAGCCCGTCCTTCATTCATTTCCGTTTCAttatcatcctcatctccgcTCACGGCCTTGTACCGAACCACTTGCCGCTTGAGCCCTTCGCGCTTCCGCCGTCTATGTTTGATGAATCTGATG from Cryptococcus neoformans var. neoformans B-3501A chromosome 4, whole genome shotgun sequence includes:
- a CDS encoding hypothetical protein (HMMPfam hit to Ferric_reduct, Ferric reductase like transmembrane component, score: 225.3, E(): 1.1e-64); its protein translation is MDYYDGGQTRFTMPLPTPTSNTSFPEPTTSTPFPINSTLPINSTLPVGGHGNGTAGKDGHFTKAPKYHYYASRYSWGWISATIILLIMLNIIRFIKHRRRKREGLKRQVVRYKAVSGDEDDNETEMNEGRAEGNWMTRQVKALGAGWRNTMYLRSFPMWLYMPETVADGMWTILYVAVYLFFCLHRTETWFPMRNNNVANQLGVMSFSQLPIILLLVSKNNPISSLTGITYQKLNYIHRASSRVCLLSSWGHAILWTPRVWEKKDFRPYLLCGIAALTGFTMLWLTSFRIVRRLAYEFFIVSHILFSIMYLVGAWFHWRRLGYWVWPALAIWAFDRFLRFAKVIYINNFLNPRKFKTLGESRIELLDHDVMRVTLRRENWSWKAGQHAFISAPSISASPHESHPFSIANIPTENSNEAIFLIRIHSGFTKRLRTALESDDSTDIPVYLEGPYGYPHSLDSYSTVLLIAGGTGVTFTSAHFLQILANSLKGKSAVKKLHLVWHIRHAEDIEWIAPLLNTATEDTGTVNFCVDIYVTKSHSSDEPLPPDGISDRLASIAPHIFPRHWDEARYNPMTPSVESRDEEILLPKPQRMHEQGVGRYGLTSEAAEIVKWKRGRADLRMIVEEDAKGADGSMNVSVCGPVQLLQSAKKAVREVSTMEATREGLTSIDFFEETLGQ